Part of the Ancylothrix sp. D3o genome is shown below.
CTCATCCTTTCTTGAGGCTTTTACTAGATTTTTCAGCTTAACATTTTTTGAACCATTTGCAAAAGTGAGATGCACCCGATGATAGCAATTAACTTTGAGCTTTCTAAATCTATTAAAACTGCACAATAATTTCCTTTTCCTTTAATCAATGCTATTTCATCAAGTCCTAGCTTTTTTAAATCCCTCGGTTTTAAATCGGCTAATTCTGATGAGGCATCTTTTAACATTCTTTCTATTTCTTCTGTGGTAACTAACCCTTCTTTTGCGACACTGTTTATATCATTTTCTAAAACTTGTTGAAGGATTTTTTGAGCCAATCTTTTTGTATAAGTCCTTCTTTTTCCGACGAAATCCAAATTTTCACTAAACGGCTTTTTACATTGCTTACATTTGAACTGTCGTCTATTTATTTCTAAAAATACTGGCGATTCTCCCCAAGGTAAATCTTTAATTATATATTGATGGTTTTGATGTAATTTATGACTTTTTTCCCCACAACGAGGACAGATACTTTCCTCATGGATTGGCTCTATCTCTAAAATTATTCCAATCCCTTTATGCTGATGGCGTGACACCACTTTTACTCCTTCTAGTTCCAGAAGTTCTGTGAGCATTTTAATTTCCTTTTTTGAAGCCATTGTTACTGCCGCCACTCTTCTTTACTATTTTTCTGGTTTCATTTAACATCACATATCGCTTAACTGTCAACCGCCAAAAGCTTTTCAGATATCGGTGGATAGATTTTTCGTCTTTATTGGTCTCATTAATTATAATTTTAGCATACTAGGTACTGAAGAACCGCGAACTTAGAAAGAACGCTGAAAGCCCTATCTAGCAAAGGGTCTAAATGCTAGTTTGCCACCCAG
Proteins encoded:
- a CDS encoding transposase family protein: MAAVTMASKKEIKMLTELLELEGVKVVSRHQHKGIGIILEIEPIHEESICPRCGEKSHKLHQNHQYIIKDLPWGESPVFLEINRRQFKCKQCKKPFSENLDFVGKRRTYTKRLAQKILQQVLENDINSVAKEGLVTTEEIERMLKDASSELADLKPRDLKKLGLDEIALIKGKGNYCAVLIDLESSKLIAIIGCISLLQMVQKMLS